The proteins below come from a single Triticum aestivum cultivar Chinese Spring chromosome 5D, IWGSC CS RefSeq v2.1, whole genome shotgun sequence genomic window:
- the LOC123121519 gene encoding serine/threonine-protein kinase RIPK, translating to MAAKSWNPFSCCVGGARVADDDDHCKRRIGRRGNGCPRSSSRMSFKSLSSSGTLSPEDLSITLSGSNLHAFTYAELRAATGSFSRANYLGCGGFGPVYKGAVDDKLRPGLDAQPVAVKYLDLDCGTQGHKEWLAEVFFLGQLRHKNLVKLIGYCYEDEHRMLVYEFMSGESLEKHLFKSINGSLPWMTRIKIAVGAAKGLAFLHDADPPVIYRDFKASNILLDSDYNTKLSDFGLAQDGPQGDETHVTTRVMGTHGYAAPEYIMTGHLTTKSDVYSFGVVLLELISGLRSVDRARRPREQNLMAWARPYLKCSDRLYKVMDPSLECQYSCKGAEAASLVAYKCLSQNPKSRPTMREVVKALEPVLSMEDFFHMGPFVFTVIVEEDKVVDMKVKVEEKHQNHQDRHRQRYPDSAIHAGIVLRGRDGFTTGYTGAQRRQQRSSSYHQEKGA from the exons ATGGCCGCGAAATCTTGGAACCCGTTCTCGTGCTGCGTCGGCGGCGCCAGAGTGGCTGACGACGACGATCATTGCAAGCGGCGGATCGGGCGGAGGGGGAATGGCTGCCCGAGGTCGTCGTCGAGGATGTCCTTCAAGAGCTTGAGCTCGTCAGGGACGCTTTCGCCGGAGGATCTGTCCATCACGCTGTCCGGCTCCAATCTGCACGCCTTCACCTACGCCGAGCTCCGCGCGGCGACTGGGAGCTTCTCGCGCGCCAACTACCTCGGCTGCGGCGGCTTCGGCCCGGTCTACAAGGGCGCCGTCGACGACAAGCTCCGCCCCGGGCTGGACGCGCAGCCGGTCGCCGTCAAGTACCTCGACCTGGACTGCGGCACGCAGGGCCACAAGGAGTGGCTG GCAGAGGTTTTCTTTCTTGGGCAACTGAGGCACAAGAACCTGGTGAAACTGATCGGGTACTGCTACGAGGACGAGCACCGGATGCTGGTCTACGAGTTCATGAGCGGCGAGAGCCTGGAGAAGCACCTCTTCAAGA GCATAAATGGCTCTCTCCCCTGGATGACAAGGATAAAGATCGCTGTTGGTGCGGCCAAGGGCCTTGCCTTTCTCCACGACGCAGACCCGCCGGTGATCTACCGCGACTTCAAGGCCTCCAACATCTTGCTCGACTCG GATTACAACACCAAGTTGTCCGACTTTGGCTTGGCCCAGGATGGGCCCCAGGGCGACGAGACACACGTGACAACACGTGTCATGGGAACGCATGGTTATGCGGCTCCAGAATACATCATGACGGGCCACTTGACTACCAAGAGCGATGTATATAGCTTTGGTGTAGTGCTCTTGGAGCTCATCTCCGGGCTACGGTCTGTGGACCGTGCACGACGGCCGAGGGAGCAGAACCTGATGGCTTGGGCTAGACCATATCTCAAGTGCTCTGACAGATTGTACAAAGTCATGGACCCATCGCTTGAGTGTCAATACTCATGCAAAGGCGCCGAAGCGGCATCACTGGTGGCATACAAGTGTCTCAGCCAGAACCCAAAGTCTAGGCCCACCATGAGGGAGGTGGTCAAGGCCCTCGAGCCCGTCCTCAGCATGGAAGACTTCTTTCATATGGGCCCATTTGTGTTCACGGTCATTGTCGAGGAGGACAAGGTAGTGGACATGAAGGTGAAGGTCGAGGAGAAGCACCAGAACCATCAAGACAGGCACCGACAGAGGTACCCCGACTCAGCAATCCATGCCGGCATTGTGCTCCGCGGCCGCGATGGGTTCACTACCGGGTACACTGGTGCGCAGCGGCGGCAACAAAGGTCGTCGAGCTACCACCAGGAGAAAGGGGCATAG